One region of Esox lucius isolate fEsoLuc1 chromosome 17, fEsoLuc1.pri, whole genome shotgun sequence genomic DNA includes:
- the LOC105028867 gene encoding elastase-1-like, with product MLKYILLSALAILVLTEDLVLQPRYLEDVPQTRVVGGKVAKPHSWPWQVSLQVQSGSSFHHTCGGSLIRAGWVMTAAHCVDRPRTRRLVLGAHNLDRNDGLEQIMPVSRVIIHPQWNHENIGAGFDIALLQLSTEATLNTDVQLAVLPPSDQILPNKNPCYITGWGRTSTNGSLSNSLKQARLPIVDHQTCSRPDWWGSSLKTTLICAGGGSDSGCNGDSGGPLNCQVRRRYYVHGVTSFGSGAGCNTFQKPTVFTRVSAYIDWINNNAR from the exons ATGCTGAAGTACATCCTGTTGAGTGCTCTTGCAATCTTGG ttctgactGAGGACCTGGTGCTCCAGCCCAGATACCTGGAAGATGTACCTCAGACCAGAGTTGTAGGTGGTAAGGTCGCCAAGCCTCACTCCTGGCCCTGGCAG GTCTCTCTCCAGGTCCAGTCTGGAAGCTCCTTCCACCACACTTGTGGAGGTTCCCTGATCAGGGCGGGGTGGGTCATGACAGCCGCCCACTGTGTGGACAG ACCGAGGACTCGCCGCCTGGTTCTTGGAGCGCACAATCTGGACAGGAATGATGGTTTGGAGCAGATCATGCCTGTCAGCAGGGTCATCATCCACCCTCAATGGAACCATGAAAATATCGGTGCAGG GTTTGACATCGCCCTGCTTCAACTGTCCACTGAGGCCACCCTGAACACTGATGTCCAGCTGgctgttctccctccctctgatcAGATCCTGCCCAACAAAAACCCCTGTTACATCACTGGATGGGGACGCACCTCCA CTAATGGTTCTCTGTCTAACAGCCTGAAACAGGCTAGGCTGCCCATTGTCGACCACCAGACCTGCTCCAGACCTGACTGGTGGGGATCCAGTCTTAAAACCACCTTGATCTGTGCCGGTGGAGGATCTGATTCTGGTTGCAAT GGTGACTCTGGCGGCCCCCTGAACTGCCAGGTGAGGAGGAGGTACTATGTCCATGGGGTGACCAGCTTTGGTTCCGGTGCTGGCTGCAACACCTTCCAGAAGCCCACTGTCTTCACCCGTGTGTCTGCCTACATTGACTGGATCAATAAC AATGCCCGTTAA